The following coding sequences are from one Musa acuminata AAA Group cultivar baxijiao chromosome BXJ2-4, Cavendish_Baxijiao_AAA, whole genome shotgun sequence window:
- the LOC135609908 gene encoding calmodulin-binding protein 60 D-like has protein sequence MQRPSRYERQGTMTREKRGLDAGDDDSLHPEPKRPKVPALASVIVEALKMDSLQKICSSLEPILRRVVSEEVERALAKLSPPKIGGRSSPKQIEGPDGRNLQLHFRTRLSLSHFTGGKVEGEQGAEIHVVLIDANTGHVVTSGPESSAKLEVLVLEGDFNNEDNDDWTEEEFDSHVVKEREGKRPLLTGDLYVSLKEGVGTLGELTFTDNSSWIRSRKFRLGLKIASGFCDGIRVREAKTEAFTVKDHRGELYKKHYPPELKDEVWRLEKIGKDGSFHKRLNKYGIFTVEDFLRLVVRDPQKLRKVLGSGMSNKMWESLVEHAKTCVLSGKYYVYYSDDTRDIGAIFNNIYEFCGLIAGGQFYSAENLNDNQKVFADVLVKKAYDNWMHVIEYDGKALLNFTKKKKAPSDSSNDHEESQVNLQASFPLEHPLVDMGGSTITAVYSGNEGVTYSSSPPNVASETNMQYESACFTPQNEAIGSAQQSLITRNDSTSLALALPQQTSIGFQPSSHSMEHSGLNIYDDWSGQQDSRCMDDFFSEEEIRLRSHEMLENEDMQHLLRTFTMGGASVGLPEDGYGFPPYMPSPCPNFNFDDERNRSSGKAVVGWLKIKAAMRWGIFVRKKAAERRAAQLVELEE, from the exons ATGCAGCGGCCTAGCAGGTACGAGCGGCAAGGGACGATGACAAGGGAGAAGCGCGGGTTGGACGCTGGCGATGACGACAGCTTGCACCCCGAGCCCAAGCGACCCAAGGTCCCGGCCCTTGCGAG TGTGATTGTTGAAGCTTTGAAAATGGACAGTCTGCAGAAAATTTGCTCATCATTGGAGCCCATTCTTCGAAGAGTT GTCAGTGAAGAAGTTGAACGAGCCTTAGCGAAGCTAAGTCCTCCAAAAATTGGTGGAAG GTCTTCACCGAAGCAAATTGAAGGTCCTGATGGAAGAAATCTCCAGCTTCATTTCCGGACAAGACTATCCTTATCCCATTTtactggaggaaaagtagaaggggaACAGGGAGCTGAAATTCATGTTGTGTTGATTGATGCAAACACTGGCCATGTTGTCACATCAGGACCTGAGTCGTCTGCAAAACTAGAAGTTTTAGTCCTTGAGGGTGATTTTAACAATGAAGACAATGATGATTGGACAGAAGAAGAGTTTGACAGTCACGTAGTGAAAGAACGCGAAGGAAAAAGGCCTCTTTTGACTGGAGACTTATATGTCTCATTGAAAGAAGGTGTAGGAACCCTTGGAGAGCTCACATTTACAGACAATTCTAGTTGGATACGGAGTAGGAAATTTAGGCTTGGACTGAAGATTGCTTCAGGTTTCTGTGATGGTATTCGAGTCCGTGAAGCGAAAACAGAAGCTTTCACTGTGAAGGACCACAGAGGGGAAT TGTACAAGAAACACTATCCACCTGAATTGAAAGATGAAGTCTGGAGGTTGGAAAAGATTGGTAAGGATGGTTCATTCCACAAGAGGTTGAATAAATATGGAATCTTTACAGTTGAAGACTTTCTCAGACTTGTTGTTAGGGATCCCCAGAAACTCCGCAAG GTTCTTGGAAGTGGTATGTCCAATAAGATGTGGGAGAGTCTTGTGGAGCATGCCAAGACTTGTGTCTTAAGTGGAAAGTACTATGTATATTATTCTGATGACACAAGGGATATTGGTGCAATTTTCAATAACATTTATGAGTTTTGTGGCCTGATTGCTGGTGGGCAGTTCTATTCTGCTGAAAACCTGAATGACAATCAGAAG GTCTTTGCAGATGTGTTGGTCAAGAAGGCATATGATAATTGGATGCATGTCATAGAATATGATGGTAAGGCTCTTCTGAActttaccaaaaaaaagaaagcCCCATCAGATTCTTCAAATGATCATGAAGAGTCTCAAGTCAACCTACAAGCTTCGTTTCCTTTGGAGCATCCTTTGGTTGATATGGGAG GAAGTACCATAACTGCTGTTTATAGTGGAAATGAAGGGGTTACATATTCAAGTAGTCCTCCAAACGTAGCTTCTGAGACAAACATGCAGTATGAAAGCGCCTGCTTCACACCACAGAATGAGGCAATTGGCTCCGCTCAACAGAGCTTAATTACAAGAAATGATAGTACAAGTCTGGCACTGGCTCTACCACAGCAGACAAGCATTGGATTCCAACCATCAAGCCACTCCATGGAGCATTCAGGCTTGAACATATATGATGACTGGTCTGGTCAGCAGGACAGCCGCTGTATGGATGATTTCTTCTCTGAGGAAGAGATTCGCTTGAGAAGCCATGAGATGCTGGAGAATGAGGATATGCAACATTTGCTCCGAACCTTCACCATGGGTGGAGCTTCTGTCGGTCTCCCTGAAGATGGATATGGCTTTCCGCCGTATATGCCTTCGCCATGTCCTAACTTCAACTTTGATGATGAAAGGAATCGTTCATCTGGTAAAGCAGTTGTCGGTTGGCTCAAGATCAAGGCAGCTATGAGGTGGGGCATTTTCGTCAGGAAAAAGGCTGCTGAGAGAAGGGCAGCTCAGCTTGTTGAACTAGAAGAATAG
- the LOC135608996 gene encoding CASP-like protein 2C1, with translation MESRLLKAEGVLRMLSLALAATAALLVGLDTETKTVLFVRKKATAKDLDGLWTMTLVTSITAGYHLLQFFRCMALALLGRNPCRGSKSVAWFLFLLDQGVTYATFGATMAGLQAALVAVFGVDDLQWSKLCNIYTRFCEQVAGGMLCGLAASLAMAVVSAVSAHHLFRLYPRCRRSVKAARWRWLPF, from the exons atgGAGAGCAGGTTGCTGAAAGCTGAGGGTGTTCTGAGGATGCTATCGCTGGCATTGGCTGCCACGGCAGCCCTTCTTGTAGGGTTAGACACAGAGACAAAGACAGTCTTGTTTGTGAGGAAGAAAGCCACCGCGAAGGACTTGGATGGCCTATG GACCATGACCTTGGTTACCTCCATCACTGCTGGGTATCATCTTCTCCAGTTCTTCAGATGCATGGCGCTTGCTTTGCTCGGGAGAAATCCATGTCGAGGTAGCAAATCTGTGGCGTGGTTTCTTTTCCTCTTGGACCAG GGAGTCACGTACGCCACGTTCGGGGCCACGATGGCCGGGCTTCAGGCGGCGCTCGTGGCGGTCTTCGGCGTCGACGACCTCCAGTGGTCCAAGCTGTGCAACATATACACCAGGTTCTGCGAACAGGTGGCCGGTGGCATGTTATGTGGCCTGGCCGCGTCGCTGGCCATGGCCGTCGTGTCCGCCGTCTCCGCCCACCACCTCTTCAGGCTCTACCCTCGCTGCCGCCGCTCCGTCAAGGCCGCCCGGTGGCGGTGGCTGCCGTTCTGA
- the LOC135609909 gene encoding 4-coumarate--CoA ligase 3-like, translated as MGSYSMPEETTFRSKLPDIDINNRRPLHAYCFERLADFADRPCIIDGASGAVMSYADVDIAARRAAAGLHRLGVGRGQVIMILLRNSPEFVLAFLAASHCGAVATTANPFYTPAEIHKQAAASGARVIVTESCYVDKVREFAQERGVTIVCADGPSEGCRHFSELLDADERDLHEVDIDPDDVVALPYSSGTTGLPKGVMLTHRSLITSVAQQVDGENPNLYFHKEDVLLCVLPLFHIYSLNSVLLCGLRVGAAILIMRKFEISAMLELVQRYRVTVAPLVPPIVLDFVKSPLVDSYDLSSIRTVMSGAAPMGKELEDKFMAKLPNATLGQGYGMTEAGPVLSMCLAFAKDPFPVKSGACGTVVRNAELKIVDPDTGASLGHNKRGEICIRGAQIMKGYLNDPEATRNTIDKEGWLHTGDIGLVDDDDEIFIVDRLKELIKYKGFQVAPAELEALLITNHDIADAAVVPMKDELAGEVPVAFVVRCNGSQVTEEEIKQYVSKQVVFYKRINKVFFTEAIPKAPSGKILRKDLRAKLASPFPSA; from the exons ATGGGGTCGTACTCGATGCCGGAGGAGACCACTTTCCGGTCGAAGTTGCCGGACATCGACATCAACAACCGCCGACCGCTTCACGCCTACTGTTTCGAGCGGTTGGCCGACTTCGCTGACCGCCCCTGCATCATCGATGGGGCCAGCGGCGCCGTCATGAGCTACGCCGACGTCGACATCGCCGCCCGCCGCGCAGCCGCCGGCCTGCACCGCCTCGGCGTCGGGCGGGGGCAGGTCATCATGATCCTCCTCCGAAACTCCCCTGAGTTCGTCCTCGCCTTCCTCGCTGCCTCCCACTGCGGCGCCGTCGCCACCACCGCCAACCCCTTCTACACCCCGGCCGAGATCCACAAGCAGGCCGCGGCCTCGGGAGCCCGCGTGATCGTCACCGAGTCCTGCTACGTCGACAAAGTCCGCGAGTTCGCGCAGGAGCGGGGTGTCACCATCGTGTGCGCCGACGGGCCTTCCGAGGGCTGTCGCCACTTCTCTGAGCTCCTGGACGCCGACGAGCGCGACCTCCATGAGGTCGACATCGACCCCGACGACGTGGTGGCGCTGCCGTACTCGTCGGGGACGACCGGGTTGCCCAAGGGTGTCATGCTGACCCACCGGAGCTTGATCACCAGCGTGGCCCAGCAGGTCGACGGCGAAAATCCCAACCTCTACTTCCACAAGGAGGACGTGCTGCTGTGCGTGCTGCCTCTGTTCCAcatctactcgctgaactcggtgCTGCTGTGCGGGCTCCGGGTGGGCGCCGCCATCCTGATTATGAGGAAGTTCGAGATATCGGCCATGCTGGAGCTGGTTCAGCGGTACCGCGTGACGGTCGCGCCGCTCGTGCCGCCGATCGTGCTGGATTTCGTCAAGAGCCCGCTGGTCGACAGCTACGACTTGTCCTCGATAAGGACGGTGATGTCGGGGGCGGCGCCGATGGGGAAGGAACTGGAGGACAAGTTCATGGCCAAGCTCCCCAACGCTACGCTCGGCCAG GGCTACGGGATGACAGAAGCCGGACCGGTGCTTTCGATGTGCCTCGCCTTCGCCAAGGACCCATTCCCGGTGAAGTCCGGGGCGTGCGGCACCGTCGTGAGGAACGCGGAGCTGAAGATCGTCGACCCCGACACCGGCGCTTCGCTGGGCCACAACAAGCGCGGCGAGATCTGCATCAGAGGAGCCCAAATCATGAAAG GGTATCTCAATGATCCAGAGGCGACGAGGAACACCATAGACAAGGAAGGCTGGCTGCACACGGGGGACATCGGCTTggtggacgacgacgacgagatcTTTATCGTGGACAGGCTCAAGGAGCTCATCAAGTACAAGGGGTTCCAGGTAGCCCCAGCCGAGCTCGAGGCCTTGCTCATCACCAACCACGACATTGCCGATGCTGCCGTTGTCCC GATGAAGGACGAACTCGCCGGGGAAGTCCCTGTGGCTTTCGTTGTGAGGTGCAATGGGTCTCAGGTCACGGAGGAGGAGATCAAGCAGTACGTCTCGAAGCAG GTGGTGTTCTACAAGAGGATCAACAAGGTGTTCTTCACGGAGGCCATTCCCAAGGCGCCATCCGGCAAGATACTGAGGAAGGATCTTAGAGCGAAGCTAGCGAGCCCATTCCCCTCCGCGTGA